From a region of the Helianthus annuus cultivar XRQ/B chromosome 5, HanXRQr2.0-SUNRISE, whole genome shotgun sequence genome:
- the LOC110940556 gene encoding G-type lectin S-receptor-like serine/threonine-protein kinase At4g27290 encodes MEDQFTHAFFFITLMLLLSDCTARDSMSANKKIKDGETLVSEGQMFELGFFSPGKSKNRYLGIWYKKISKGTVVWVANRETPITDRSGMLKLSTHGNLVIHSGGNPMVWSSGSTTVSVQRDSSVVVQLLDSGNLVVWKRNSTNNVLIWQSFDYPGDTHLAGMKFGKDLVTGLERFLTSWKSPDDPSIGVYRNIMDTNGYPQTLGWQGEVLLARVGPWNGVGFSGFPTEKENQIYSTEFVINEKEIYLKYELKSSVVQRVVLTWDGKTLFLHWIERIQDWVVYSEGIVDSCDRYSLCGPFGVCSIRRHPPCTCMQGFEPRNPEEWKASDWVSGCKRKKPLNCGNGDGFWKISRIKVPDTRRSWYNVTMTLAECEIACKRNCSCTGFGSLDIRNGGSGCLLWFDELMDTREYDGDQDIFIRMDANELEGLLDSLSDFNKMKRVIIVVVFTSLVVPLIFAIAYACRKINSRPHTKGRGDQFVEKNTSLPMKHLDDLQFFSLFEVAKATCNFSVCNKIGEGGFGPVYKGALEDGREIAVKRLSETSQQGLDEFKNEVICIASLQHRNLVKLLGYCIHQKELILIYEYLSNKSLDFFLFDETRSLMLDWSKRFNIIHGTARGILYLHQDSRLQIIHRDLKVGNILLDSDMNPKISDFGLARNFIGHDTTANTKKVVGTCGYISPEYAAHGRFSIKSDVFSFGVIVLEIISGIKNREFFHGDRSDNLLGHAWRLHQEGRSIEIMSATLDDSCVVSEVLRCIHVALLCVQHHAEDRPTMLSVVLMLVSEGVLPHPKQPAFFAGESDNEVRSGSSVDEYTITKLYAR; translated from the exons ATGGAGGACCAGTTCACACATGCATTCTTCTTCATTACTTTGATGTTGCTGCTATCAGATTGCACTGCAAGAGATTCCATGTCTgcaaataaaaaaatcaaagacGGTGAAACGCTTGTTTCAGAAGGACAAATGTTTGAGCTGGGCTTTTTTAGCCCAGGGAAGTCGAAAAACCGATACCTGGGGATATGGTACAAGAAGATATCAAAGGGTACTGTTGTATGGGTTGCTAACAGGGAGACACCAATCACAGATCGATCAGGCATGCTCAAACTCAGCACACACGGAAATCTGGTGATTCACAGTGGCGGCAACCCCATGGTCTGGTCATCCGGTTCAACAACGGTATCTGTTCAGCGTGATAGTTCGGTGGTGGTGCAGCTTCTAGATTCCGGAAATCTTGTTGTGTGGAAGAGAAATAGTACCAACAACGTTCTGATCTGGCAAAGTTTTGACTATCCTGGTGACACACATCTAGCGGGGATGAAATTTGGTAAGGATTTGGTAACGGGGTTAGAGAGGTTCTTGACATCTTGGAAGAGTCCTGATGATCCATCTATTGGTGTGTATAGGAATATTATGGACACAAATGGATATCCACAAACTTTAGGGTGGCAAGGTGAAGTTTTACTAGCAAGAGTTGGACCATGGAATGGTGTTGGTTTTAGTGGATTTCCTACTGAAAAGGAAAACCAGATTTACTCCACGGAGTTTGTGATCAATGAGAAGGAAATCTATTTGAAATATGAACTTAAAAGTTCAGTTGTTCAAAGAGTAGTTTTGACATGGGATGGCAAGACACTGTTTTTGCATTGGATTGAGCGGATCCAAGACTGGGTTGTGTATTCTGAGGGTATCGTAGATAGTTGTGATCGTTATTCACTTTGTGGTCCTTTTGGAGTCTGTAGCATTAGAAGGCATCCACCTTGTACATGTATGCAAGGTTTTGAACCAAGGAATCCAGAAGAATGGAAGGCATCTGATTGGGTAAGTGGCTGTAAACGCAAAAAGCCTTTGAATTGTGGGAATGGGGATGGGTTTTGGAAAATTTCACGAATTAAGGTACCCGATACGCGAAGGTCGTGGTATAATGTGACCATGACTCTAGCAGAATGTGAGATAGCCTGCAAAAGGAATTGCTCTTGTACAGGCTTTGGAAGTTTAGATATAAGAAATGGTGGAAGTGGATGTTTGCTATGGTTTGATGAGCTTATGGACACTAGAGAGTATGATGGAGATCAAGATATTTTCATAAGAATGGACGCCAATGAGTTAGAAG GTCTTTTGGACTCCCTGTCCGATTTCAACAAAATGAAAAGAGTGATTATTGTGGTGGTTTTCACTTCGTTAGTTGTGCCACTTATCTTCGCAATTGCATATGCCTGTAGAAAGATAAATAGCAGGCCTCACACGAAAGGGCGAG GAGACCAGTTTGTTGAGAAGAATACAAGTCTGCCGATGAAACATCTTGATGATTTACAATTTTTTAGCCTTTTTGAAGTAGCAAAGGCCACATGTAACTTTAGTGTTTGCAATAAGATTGGAGAAGGTGGCTTTGGTCCTGTTTACAAG GGTGCGTTGGAAGACGGAAGAGAAATAGCTGTGAAGCGGCTCTCAGAAACATCCCAACAAGGCCTCGATGAATTCAAGAATGAAGTCATTTGTATTGCAAGTCTTCAACATCGGAATCTTGTGAAGCTTCTTGGATATTGCATTCATCAAAAGGAACTAATTTTGATTTATGAATACTTATCTAACAAAAGCCTGGACTTTTTTCTCTTTG ATGAAACAAGAAGTTTGATGCTTGACTGGTCTAAGCGCTTTAATATAATACATGGGACCGCTCGAGGTATTCTGTATCTACATCAGGATTCGCGTCTTCAAATTATCCATAGAGATCTGAAGGTTGGTAATATATTGCTGGATAGTGATATGAATCCAAAAATATCTGACTTTGGCCTTGCTAGAAACTTTATAGGACATGATACCACTGCTAACACAAAGAAAGTGGTCGGGACATG TGGTTACATTTCTCCAGAGTATGCAGCACACGGGCGTTTCTCTATAAAATCAGATGTATTTAGTTTTGGTGTTATAGTGTTGGAGATAATTAGCGGGATAAAAAACCGAGAATTCTTTCATGGAGACCGCAGTGATAACCTTCTTGGACAC GCATGGAGACTCCATCAAGAAGGTAGGTCCATTGAAATAATGAGTGCAACTTTAGACGACTCGTGTGTGGTCTCTGAAGTACTAAGATGTATACATGTTGCACTATTATGTGTGCAACATCATGCAGAAGATAGGCCAACTATGTTGTCAGTGGTCCTAATGCTGGTTAGCGAGGGTGTGTTGCCTCATCCTAAACAACCAGCTTTTTTCGCTGGAGAAAGCGATAATGAAGTTCGGTCTGGGTCATCGGTTGATGAATACACAATAACAAAATTGTATGCTCGATAG
- the LOC110940557 gene encoding probable transcriptional regulator SLK2 — MGPSQANVGMVHSSSSSGIFFQGDMQSQAFGNSHLGNSIPGNTCSNMVPVSGEITGASSLVTDANSGLSGGRLQRSASANNESYTRLPASPLSFTSNNMSISGSCVIDGPSTMQPSSNQDPPHSQQVGASTATSLPPPQAGPVSLPNGSRVLGSFVQDNGNLAHLQKKPRLDVKQEDIMQQQVLQQILQRQDSMQLQNSNPQVQSLIQQQRLRQQQQQQQLLQSLPPVQRAHLLQQQLQLRQQQSVQPANAMKRPYDGGVCSRRLMQYLYHQRQWPADNSISYWRKFVAEYYSPRAKKRWCLSLYDNVGHHSLGVFPQSAMDAWQCDICGSKSGRGFEATFEVLPRLNEIKFGSGVIDELLFLDLPREYRFPSGIMVLEYGQAVQESIYEQLRVVREGQLKVIFTPDLKILTWEFCARRHEELLPRRLVAPQVNQLLQVAQKCQSTIAESASDGVSQQDLQTNSNMVVTAGRLLARSLELQSLNDLGFSKRYVRCLQISEVVNSMKDLIDFCRDTKAGPIEGLKRFPRKTNMANSQSQKMQEMEQVSSKLVPMNPSVNGSSVNNSQYMGNRRASLCGSAQAALALPNYQNIIMRQNSVNSNAQQEASSSFNISNQNGYPFQGMAVGGFQQRPTLQAPQSHQQAPHSGGHAIQQHMIQQLLQDMSNGVGGQKPSVSGQSAASESMSMGREGLRYGISSSATSPLPPVVPTRSNSFKGASHSDSSAGNAGVGNPKAATTNLPNMCDDSVLDIASEFMGNGFFDNDELEGIGYGWKA; from the exons ATGGGGCCTTCTCAGGCGAATGTTGGGATGGTACATTCGTCATCAAGTTCTGGCATCTTCTTCCAAGGCGATATGCAGTCTCAAGCTTTTGGGAATTCACATTTGGGAAATTCAATTCCTGGAAACACGTGTTCGAATATGGTGCCTGTGTCTGGGGAGATAACTGGAGCAAGCTCATTGGTAACTGATGCTAACTCGGGGCTTTCAGGAGGTCGTCTCCAAAGAAGCGCAAGTGCCAACAACGAATCATATACGCGATTACCTGCATCGCCTTTATCGTTCACGTCAAATAATATGAGCATTTCAGGCTCTTGTGTTATAGACGGGCCATCAACAATGCAACCGAGTTCCAATCAAGATCCGCCGCACTCCCAACAAGTAGGAGCTTCTACTGCCACGTCATTGCCTCCTCCACAGGCCGGACCGGTTTCACTACCTAATGGTTCAAGAGTTCTTGGATCGTTCGTTCAAGATAACGGCAATCTAGCACACCTGCAAAAGAAGCCTCGATTAGATGTAAAGCAGGAAGATATCATGCAACAACAGGTTTTACAACAGATATTGCAAAGACAAGATTCGATGCAGTTACAAAACTCCAATCCTCAGGTACAAAGTTTGATACAGCAACAGAGACTGaggcaacagcaacagcaacaacagttGTTGCAGTCTTTGCCACCAGTTCAACGAGCACATTTGCTTCAGCAACAGTTGCAGTTGAGGCAACAACAGAGCGTGCAACCTGCAAATGCAATGAAACGGCCCTATGATGGTGGTGTATGCTCAAGAAGATTGATGCAATACTTGTATCATCAAAGGCAATGGCCAGCT GATAATAGTATTTCCTACTGGAGGAAGTTCGTGGCAGAGTATTATTCTCCACGTGCAAAGAAAAGGTGGTGCTTGTCTTTGTATGATAATGTAGGGCATCATTCATTGGGTGTGTTTCCACAGTCGGCGATG GATGCATGGCAGTGTGATATCTGTGGGTCAAAATCTGGAAGAGGCTTTG AGGCTACTTTTGAAGTACTTCCAAGACTTAATGAGATCAAGTTCGGAAGTGGTGTTATAGACGAGCTTTTATTTCTAGACCTGCCTCGTGAGTATAGATTCCCTTCTGGAATAATGGTTTTGGAGTACGGACAAGCTGTTCAAGAAAGCATATACGAGCAACTTCGTGTGGTTCGTGAGGGTCAGCTCAAAGTTATTTTCACCCCTGATTTAAAG ATATTAACCTGGGAATTTTGTGCACGACGCCATGAGGAGCTTCTTCCTCGAAGATTGGTTGCACCTCAG GTGAATCAGCTGTTACAAGTAGCACAAAAGTGCCAATCTACTATAGCTGAAAGTGCTTCTGATGGGGTCTCCCAGCAAGATCTGCAGACAAATAGCAATAT GGTTGTGACGGCTGGGCGACTGCTTGCGAGGAGCTTAGAGTTGCAGTCATTGAATGATTTGGGGTTTTCTAAAAGATACGTTAGGTGCCTACAG ATATCTGAAGTGGTCAATAGCATGAAAGACTTGATTGATTTCTGTCGCGACACCAAAGCCGGCCCGATTG AGGGATTGAAAAGGTTTCCCAGAAAAACAAACATGGCCAACTCACAGTCGCAGAAGATGCAAGAAATGGAACAGGTATCTAGTAAGTTAGTGCCAATGAATCCAAGTGTCAACGGTTCATCGGTCAACAATAGTCAGTACATGGGTAACCGCAGAGCTTCACTATGTGGTTCAGCCCAGGCGGCACTTGCACTTCCAAACTACCAGAACATAATCATGAGACAAAACTCGGTGAATTCAAACGCCCAACAAGAAGCCTCTTCATCCTTTAATATCTCGAACCAAAATGGATACCCTTTTCAGGGTATGGCGGTTGGCGGCTTCCAACAAAGGCCCACGTTACAGGCGCCACAGAGCCACCAGCAGGCACCTCACAGTGGCGGTCATGCCATACAACAACACATGATTCAGCAACTGCTTCAAGATATGAGTAATGGTGTTGGTGGACAGAAGCCCTCGGTTTCTGGGCAGAGTGCGGCTAGCGAGAGTATGAGTATGGGTAGGGAAGGTTTGAGATACGGGATCTCTTCATCAGCAACTTCACCACTGCCGCCAGTTGTGCCAACGAGAAGCAATAGTTTCAAAGGTGCTTCACACAGTGACTCATCCGCAGGTAACGCAGGTGTCGGCAATCCGAAGGCGGCAACCACCAATTTGCCAAACATGTGTGATGATAGTGTTCTGGATATAGCGAGCGAGTTTATGGGAAATGGGTTTTTTGACAATGATGAATTGGAGGGAATTGGTTATGGTTGGAAGGCATAA